A region of the Streptomyces sp. NBC_00442 genome:
CACGAAGTCGCTCAACTCCGATGCCGGGGGAGGGGATTGGGGGTCGCGCGGCACCACCCATGCCACGATCCGCTCGCCCAGGTCCTCGTCCGGTTCGCCCGTCACCGCGGCCTCGCGGACACCGGGGTGGTCGAGCAGTACGTTCTCGATCTCACCCGCGCCGATCTTGTAACCGCCGCTCTTGATGAGGTCGGTGGCCCTGCGGCCGACGATCCGTACCTGACCGTCCGCGTCCACGCCCGCCATGTCTCCGGTGCGGAACCAGCCGTCGTCGGTGAACGCCGCGGCGGTCGCCTCCGGGCGGTTCAGATAGCCGCTGAACAGGTTCGGCCCGCGCACCTGGATCTCGCCGATCCCGTCGGCCTCGTCGGCGAGGCGCAGGCCCACGCCGGGGAGCGGGGCGCCGACCGTGCCGGGGCGGGCCCCGCCGTCCGCGCGCTCGGCGCACAGCATCAGCGTCTCGGTCATGCCGTACCGTTCGATCACGGCCCGGCCCGTGGCCCGCGTGATGCGCCGGTGGTCGGGCGCCGGCAGCGCCGCGGAGCCGGACACCAGGAGCCGCGCACCCGCCAGCGCCTTCGTCAACTCCCGGTCCTCGTCAACGGCTTCGGCGATCCGGTGGTACATCGTCGGCACCCCGAACAGCATGGTCGCGCCCGTCGACAGCTCACGCGTGACGCCCTCCACGGAGAAGCGGCCGAGGTGGCGCACCGAGCCGCCGCGGCGCAGCGGGCCGAGGACGCCCAGGATCAGCCCGTGGACGTGGAACAGCGGAAGCCCGTGCACCAGGACGTCGTCCGCGGTCCATGCCCAGGCCTCCTGGAGTGCGTCGAGGGTCGCCGCGATCGCCCGGCGGGGCAGCACCGCACCCTTCGGCGGGCCGGTGGTCCCCGAGGTGTAGACGATCAGCGCGGGCGACTCGTCGCCGGCCTCGGCGGGCAGCCCGGCCACCGAACCGGTCAGCGGTACGTCGATGCGGGTCACGCCGGCGAGCGCGGGCGGAAGGGCGTCGTCGGGCGAGGTGAGCACCGCCGTCGGCGCGCTGTCGCCGACGATGTGGGCCAGCTCCCGCTCGCCGGTCCTCGGGTTCAGCGGCACCACGGGCACGCCCGCGACGAGGGCCGCCACCACGCCCACCACGGTCCGCGGGGTCGGCGTCGCCCAGACCGCGACCCGCCCGGCGCCCTTGAGGCGGGTGGCCAACGAGCCCGCCGCGCCGGCCAGTTCGGCGTACGTCAACGCGTACCCGCCGAAGCGGACGGCCTCCCGGGGCTCGGCGGCGTACAGGGAAGGAAAGAGAGGGGACACGTACGGGACTCCTCGGCGTCGACGGCGGGGCGGCGCCCGAACCGTGCCGGCCCCGGGTCGTCGACCCTGCGCGGCGCCGTCCGGACGCATGATCCGCATCCTGCCGCACCCGCACCCGCACCCGTGTCCCCCTGGAGCCCGCCCGAAGCGTGAGCACCGTCACGGGTGATCACTCCAGCGGGGCCTGCCAGGTCAGGGTCGTGCCGCGGATGCCGTCGTCGCGCATGCCGTTGTCGACGACGGTGAGCCGGACCGCGGGCCGCCCGTCCGGCAGTTCGGCGCCCGCGTCGACGACGACGCGCACCGAGGAGGCCCCGGCCCGGCGGTGCGCCGCGGCCAGCGCGCCGCGCAGGGCCGCGACCAGCTGGGTGTCCACGGGCTCGCCGACCAGCGCGTCGACCGCGCCGTCGAACCGCACCGAGGGCCGGAAGCCGAGCAGCGCGGCCGCGCCCGCCGTCTCGCGCAGGACCCGGCCGCGCAGCGTCGTCGGGGCGTCGGCGGGCGGCTGCTGGAGGGCGAAGATCGCGGTGCGTACCTCCTGAATGGTGGAGTCGAGTTCGTCGACGGCCCGGGTGAGCAGCTCGTCCGTGTCGTCGACCGCGGCCTTCTCGGCGCGGCGCCGGGTCGACTCCAGCATCATCTCGGTGGCGAAAAGGCGCTGGACCACCAGGTCGTGGAGGTCGCGGGCGATCCGGTCGCGGTCCTCGTAGACCGCGAGCTGCTCGCGGTTGTGCTGGGCGTCGGCCAGGACGAGGGCGAGGGCGGCCTGCGAGGCGAACTGGGAGGCGAGCAGCCGGTCCACCGCCGTGTACGGGCGGGCGCCGCGCCGGCGGGGCAGCGCGAGCGTGCCGATGAGCTTGCCGCCGCTCTGGAGGGGCAGCATCATGCTCGGCCCGAACCGGGTGCGTACGTGGGTGGTCATCCGGGGGTCGGTCGCCGAGTCCTCCAGGAACACCGGTTCCCCGCCCAGGAGTTGGACCAGGACCGGCGAGCCGGGCTCGATCGTCGTGCCGATGATGTCGTCGGGGTCGTCCGGCGCGGACGCGGCGACGATCTCCATGCCGCCGGCCGCGGTGGGCTGGAGCACGACCCCGGCCGCGGCGTCGGCGAGCAGTCGCGCCCGCTCGGCCACCGTCATCAGGGCGTTCGCGGCGCTGTCGCCGGTGAGCAGGGAGGTGGTGACGGCGGCCGCGCCGTCGATCCAGCGCTCCCGCAGCCGTACGGTCTCGTACAGCCGGGCGTTGCCGACGGCGATGCCGGCCTGCGCGGCGAGGACCCGCAGCAGCGCCAGGTCGTCCTCGGTGAAGGGTCCGCCGCGCTTCTCGGTGAGGTAGAGGTTGCCGAACACCTGGGTGTGCACGCGGATCGGGACGCCGAGGAACGAGCGCATCGGCGGGTGGCCCGGCGGCAGGCCGGCCGAGCGGGGGTCGTCGAGCAGGTCGTCCAGGCGCAGCGGCTGGGGGTCCTGGACGAGGGCGCCGAGCAACCCCGTACGCCCGTCGGGGAGTGGGCCGATCCGCTCGCGCTCGGCGTCGGAGAGGCCGGAGGTGAACAGCTCGGTGAGGCGCCCGCGCTCGGGATCGATCACGCCGAGCGCCCCGTACCGCGCCTGGGTCAGCTCGGTCGCGGTGTCCACGATGTGCTGGAGGGTGGTGCGCAGTTCGAGGTCGGTCCCGACGCTGAGCACGGCCTGGAGCAGCATCGGCAGCCGGGGCGCCGCGCTGTCCGGTTCCCGGTCGGGGGTGGGCGGTCCGGGGGCGTGGGGTCCCTCGGATGCCGGGCGGGCCGGTGGCGGTGGCGGTTCGGGGGTGTGCGGGGCCGGGGGCTTCGTGCGCGTCCGGGCCGTCGGCCGGGGGTCGTGCCGTTCCTCGGTCGGCGTGCGGGCCGGGCCCGCGGGGCCGGGGTTCTCCGGGCCCGCGGGGCCCGTGCCGCCCCGGCTCTCCGCTTCACTCATCCTTCGAGGATCCCTCACCGCCGCCGTACGGCCCCGGCGGCGCGGCTGTCGTGCCGCTCACTCGGACATCGGGCTGAGGACCATCGGCTGGATCTTGCCTTCCAGCATCGCGCCGAGGCCCTGGATGGCGCACACGTCGGGGCGTTCCGCGATGTGCACCGGCACGCCCGTGGAGTCGCGCAGCATCTGGTCGAGGCCGGGGAGCAGCGCGCTGCCGCCGACCATCATGATGCCGCGCTCGGCCAGGTCGGCGACCAGGTCGGGCGGGCACTCGCGGAGCACCTTGCCGATGCCGTCGAGGACCGCGGTGAGCGGGGTGTGGATCGCGTTGCGCACGGCGGCGGTGTCGACCTGCACCGAGCGGGCGAGGCCGGTTGCCACGTCGCGGCCGTGGATCTCGGTGGACGCGGGGCCCTGCGGGGTGAGGCCGTTGCCGCGCAGGGCCAGTTGCAGCGGGCGTACGGACTGGCTCGGCAGCATCAACTCGTGCTGGTGGCGCAGGTGTTGGATGACCGCGTGGTCGATGGCCTCGCCGCCGACCGGGATGCGTACGGCCGTGACGATGGCACCGAGGGAGAGCACGGCGATCTGTGTGGTGGCGGCGCCACACACCATGATCATGGTGGCGGTGGGCTGCTCCACGGGGAGCCCGCACCCCACGGCCGCCGCGATCAGGGTGTCGACGAGCTCGACCCGGCGGGCGCCGAGCCCCACCAGGGTCTCCATCGCGGCGCGCTGGGCGAGCGGGTCGCTGTCGTGCGGGGTGCAGGCGGCGGCGCGCAGCCTCGGCTTGCGGCGCAGTTGGCGGCGCAGCTTCTCGCCGAGCAGATGGCGCAGCATGCGCTGGGCCATCTCGATGTCGACGACCGTGCCGCCGGACACCGGGCGGGCCACCCGGATGTAGTCGGGGGTACGGCCGGTCATCTGCTCGGCGAACGTGCCGACCGCGATGAGCGCACCGGTGCGCGTGTTGACGGCGGCCACGCTCGGCTCGTCCACGACGAGCCCCGCTCCCTTGATGTAGACCCGGGTCCTGGCGGCTCCGAGGTCTACGGCTACATGGCAACGGCGCAACTGCTCAAGACTGACGGTCACGGCAGATCCTCCCGAGAGCGGTACGTGTTTCGCTTCCTGCGACCGGTACGTAGTTCGCATCATGTGGCCGCTCGAAGACCGGCGCGCGCTGGGATGCGCCGGTCGGGGAGGACGGGCTGACGGGCAGCCAGAAAGCGGAAGCGGGCAGGGGGAGGCGCCGTGCCGCCAGAAGCCGGAAGCGGGAAGCCGGAAGCGGGCAGGGGCACGCCGGGCCGCCGGAGCGCGGAACCCGGATCGGGCCGGCTCGTTACGGCAGGAGCCGTTGCAGCAGCCCCCAGGTGAACTCCGCAACGCGCGCCCGGCCGTCCGGCGGGGTGACCTCCAGCTGCCAGCGGGTCGGCGCCGAGCCCTCCATCGGGCGGGCCGGAGGAAAGGCCCGCGCCGCCTCGTCCACCGTGCACGACCAGGGCCGCAGGTCGGCCACCCCGCGCAGCTCGGGGCCCGGTATGCCGGGGGCCCTGATCAGCCACTCGTTCCACACCGCGCCCCCGGGCCCCGCCAGCACCTCGAACCGCAGCCGTGGCCAGAGCGGCACCGGCCACAGCTGTGCCTCGCACTCCAGGTCACCGATCCTGCGCGGCACGACCGCCTCGGGCGGCCCGAGCACCGAGCGGTAGCGGGACAGCGCTCCGCGGGAGCGGGAGGAGCGGAGCATTCCCTGCCAGCGTTTGTTGGCCTCGCGCATGTCCGCGATCGAGGCGCCCAGCTCGTGGCGCGCGTCCTCGACGAGGCCCGGCTGGTGATCGGCCATCCGCCGCAGCAGCACGAGTTGGAACTCCAGCGGGCCGAACGGACGCGTCACGGTTTCCGTCATGACGTCCATCCTGCCCGGCCCCACTGACAACGCCCCGGTCCATG
Encoded here:
- a CDS encoding acyl-CoA synthetase, translated to MSPLFPSLYAAEPREAVRFGGYALTYAELAGAAGSLATRLKGAGRVAVWATPTPRTVVGVVAALVAGVPVVPLNPRTGERELAHIVGDSAPTAVLTSPDDALPPALAGVTRIDVPLTGSVAGLPAEAGDESPALIVYTSGTTGPPKGAVLPRRAIAATLDALQEAWAWTADDVLVHGLPLFHVHGLILGVLGPLRRGGSVRHLGRFSVEGVTRELSTGATMLFGVPTMYHRIAEAVDEDRELTKALAGARLLVSGSAALPAPDHRRITRATGRAVIERYGMTETLMLCAERADGGARPGTVGAPLPGVGLRLADEADGIGEIQVRGPNLFSGYLNRPEATAAAFTDDGWFRTGDMAGVDADGQVRIVGRRATDLIKSGGYKIGAGEIENVLLDHPGVREAAVTGEPDEDLGERIVAWVVPRDPQSPPPASELSDFVAAQLAPHKRPRVVRYLSELPRNDMGKIMKRALHV
- a CDS encoding rod shape-determining protein → MTVSLEQLRRCHVAVDLGAARTRVYIKGAGLVVDEPSVAAVNTRTGALIAVGTFAEQMTGRTPDYIRVARPVSGGTVVDIEMAQRMLRHLLGEKLRRQLRRKPRLRAAACTPHDSDPLAQRAAMETLVGLGARRVELVDTLIAAAVGCGLPVEQPTATMIMVCGAATTQIAVLSLGAIVTAVRIPVGGEAIDHAVIQHLRHQHELMLPSQSVRPLQLALRGNGLTPQGPASTEIHGRDVATGLARSVQVDTAAVRNAIHTPLTAVLDGIGKVLRECPPDLVADLAERGIMMVGGSALLPGLDQMLRDSTGVPVHIAERPDVCAIQGLGAMLEGKIQPMVLSPMSE
- a CDS encoding sensor histidine kinase, with amino-acid sequence MLLQAVLSVGTDLELRTTLQHIVDTATELTQARYGALGVIDPERGRLTELFTSGLSDAERERIGPLPDGRTGLLGALVQDPQPLRLDDLLDDPRSAGLPPGHPPMRSFLGVPIRVHTQVFGNLYLTEKRGGPFTEDDLALLRVLAAQAGIAVGNARLYETVRLRERWIDGAAAVTTSLLTGDSAANALMTVAERARLLADAAAGVVLQPTAAGGMEIVAASAPDDPDDIIGTTIEPGSPVLVQLLGGEPVFLEDSATDPRMTTHVRTRFGPSMMLPLQSGGKLIGTLALPRRRGARPYTAVDRLLASQFASQAALALVLADAQHNREQLAVYEDRDRIARDLHDLVVQRLFATEMMLESTRRRAEKAAVDDTDELLTRAVDELDSTIQEVRTAIFALQQPPADAPTTLRGRVLRETAGAAALLGFRPSVRFDGAVDALVGEPVDTQLVAALRGALAAAHRRAGASSVRVVVDAGAELPDGRPAVRLTVVDNGMRDDGIRGTTLTWQAPLE